In Pseudoalteromonas shioyasakiensis, one DNA window encodes the following:
- a CDS encoding TRAP transporter substrate-binding protein, whose amino-acid sequence MAHTLDSRHVTHQAMEYMAERLAYYSDNQMEIVIYPAAQLGTERELIELLQIGSLSMTKVSSSPLEGFVPQMKVFGVPYLFRDSEHFWKVLNSQLGQKLLDDLAVARLKGLGYYDAGSRSFYTTDAAIRTPDDLIGSKIRVVTSPMAIATVQSLGGAATPIAWGELYSALQQGVVDGAENNPPSYYLSRHYEIAKYYTLDEHTFVPDIVVASQKVWQQLTTQQQHWLKLAMQDSVIYQRSLWQSASDQALQAVVDAGVEVIYPDKQVFQEKVAPFHASFKGTPIAAQIAAIKAMQEAL is encoded by the coding sequence ATGGCGCATACATTAGATAGCCGCCATGTTACCCATCAAGCCATGGAGTATATGGCAGAGCGTTTAGCTTATTACTCTGATAATCAGATGGAAATTGTGATTTATCCCGCAGCACAATTAGGCACGGAAAGGGAGTTAATAGAGCTATTACAAATCGGTAGTTTGTCGATGACAAAAGTATCGTCAAGTCCACTTGAAGGCTTTGTGCCTCAAATGAAAGTGTTTGGCGTGCCTTATTTATTTAGAGATAGTGAGCACTTTTGGAAAGTACTTAATAGCCAGCTTGGGCAAAAATTGCTTGATGACCTAGCTGTAGCTCGCCTTAAAGGGCTTGGTTATTATGATGCGGGTAGTCGCAGTTTTTACACAACAGATGCTGCAATTAGAACGCCTGATGATTTAATTGGCAGCAAAATTAGAGTGGTAACTAGCCCAATGGCTATTGCTACTGTGCAGTCTTTAGGTGGCGCTGCCACTCCCATTGCGTGGGGGGAACTTTATTCTGCGCTGCAACAAGGTGTTGTCGATGGTGCAGAAAATAACCCGCCTAGCTATTACCTATCTCGTCATTATGAAATTGCGAAATATTACACCCTAGATGAACACACTTTTGTGCCTGACATCGTAGTTGCTAGTCAAAAGGTTTGGCAGCAATTAACGACTCAGCAGCAACACTGGCTGAAGTTAGCAATGCAAGATTCTGTTATCTATCAACGTAGTTTGTGGCAATCAGCATCTGATCAGGCATTACAAGCCGTTGTTGATGCAGGTGTTGAGGTTATTTACCCAGATAAACAAGTGTTTCAAGAGAAAGTAGCCCCTTTTCATGCCTCATTCAAAGGCACGCCTATCGCCGCACAAATTGCGGCAATAAAAGCGATGCAGGAGGCGTTATGA
- a CDS encoding tagaturonate reductase produces MQTLNRKNFNKNKYPTSIMQFGEGNFLRAFVDWQIDKLNEQTGLNAGVAIIRPIDYDSLPLLNTQDGLYTCIIRGINEQNKPVSEQRIISCVNEEIPVYKQFDNYLKLAENSDLKVIFSNTTEAGIEYIPDDKLSDTPAKAFPAKLTQWLFHRFKHFNGASSSGMIIIPCELIDYNGEKLKEIVLQYSQLWDLPSEFVNWLNEHNHFCSSLVDRIVTGFPRDEHQALQQQCGYYDNFMVTAEYFHLFVIQGPQHLADVLHLEGSDLNIKVVDDIAPYKQRKVAILNGAHTAMVPLAYMANIDSVGEALASPLLEKYVTKLIFDEIIPTLSLPKEELQVFANDVLNRFRNPYICHLLMSISLNSMTKFKTRLLPQLEQYISNNKTVPPLIATAIAGQILFYRGERNGDKIELADSPKWLALFNEQWQQHQQGSITTYELVSSVLAANWHWDKDLNDVVGLTDKVTEQLSLMLSSSVEQTLVNLLES; encoded by the coding sequence ATGCAAACTTTAAATCGTAAAAACTTTAATAAAAACAAATATCCAACGAGTATAATGCAGTTTGGAGAAGGCAATTTTTTACGTGCATTTGTCGATTGGCAAATAGATAAGCTTAACGAACAAACAGGTTTAAATGCCGGTGTTGCTATCATCAGACCCATCGACTACGACTCGCTGCCGCTTCTTAATACACAGGATGGCTTATATACCTGTATTATTCGTGGTATCAATGAGCAAAACAAACCTGTTTCTGAGCAACGTATTATCAGTTGCGTTAACGAAGAAATCCCTGTTTACAAACAATTTGACAACTATTTAAAGCTTGCCGAGAACAGTGACCTTAAAGTCATTTTTTCGAATACTACAGAAGCCGGCATTGAATACATTCCTGATGACAAGTTATCTGATACACCTGCAAAGGCATTTCCTGCAAAACTAACGCAATGGTTATTTCACCGCTTCAAGCACTTTAATGGTGCAAGCAGCAGTGGCATGATCATAATCCCTTGCGAACTTATTGATTATAATGGCGAAAAGCTTAAAGAGATTGTATTGCAGTACAGTCAGTTATGGGATTTACCAAGCGAGTTTGTGAACTGGCTTAACGAGCACAATCATTTTTGTTCATCCCTCGTTGATCGTATTGTGACGGGATTTCCGCGCGATGAGCATCAAGCTTTACAGCAACAATGCGGTTATTACGACAATTTCATGGTAACAGCAGAATACTTTCATTTATTTGTAATACAAGGGCCACAGCATTTAGCTGATGTATTACACCTTGAAGGAAGCGACTTAAACATTAAAGTTGTTGACGATATCGCGCCTTATAAGCAACGAAAAGTGGCTATTTTGAACGGTGCACATACCGCTATGGTTCCACTTGCCTATATGGCAAATATTGATTCGGTTGGCGAGGCTCTCGCTTCACCTCTGCTTGAAAAATACGTTACTAAACTGATATTTGATGAAATCATCCCTACTCTATCCTTGCCTAAGGAAGAGTTACAGGTTTTCGCTAATGACGTATTAAACCGCTTTAGAAACCCTTACATATGTCACCTACTGATGTCTATTTCATTAAATAGTATGACTAAATTCAAAACACGCTTGTTACCTCAATTAGAGCAATATATTAGCAACAACAAAACTGTACCACCGCTCATCGCAACAGCCATAGCTGGGCAAATATTGTTTTATCGTGGCGAGCGAAATGGCGACAAAATTGAATTAGCCGACAGTCCAAAGTGGTTGGCTTTATTCAACGAGCAATGGCAACAACATCAGCAAGGATCAATAACAACCTATGAGCTAGTAAGCTCAGTGTTAGCTGCAAACTGGCATTGGGATAAAGATTTAAATGACGTCGTAGGCCTTACAGATAAAGTGACTGAACAACTAAGTCTAATGCTATCAAGCTCAGTTGAACAAACGCTTGTTAACTTATTGGAGTCATAA
- a CDS encoding UxaA family hydrolase: MSRLLRLHNTDDVAIALQPINANERIEFEGFSFTALEDIDKGHKVALKPIAKGERVIKYGAPIGFALEDINPGAWVHTHCIKTTLHDELTYQYQPEFVAQAPEEPSPEVNIYRRANGEIGIRNEIWLIPTVGCVNGMIKQMKDEFLRNHADLEIDGVHIFPHQFGCSQLGDDLETTKVLLQDMALHPNAGGALIVGLGCENNQLAAFKAGLGEIDESRIKFLISQHSDDEVEDGVALLEEIYSVVKHDKRETGKLSEVKFGLECGGSDGLSGITANPMLGYFSDYLIAQGGTTVLTEVPEMFGAETLLMSRCKDEETFNQLVSMINNFKGYYKAHNQPIYENPSPGNKKGGISTLEDKSLGCTQKAGTSKVQAVLEYGERLSVAGLNLLNAPGNDPIATSALAAAGCHIVLFTTGRGTPYGGFVPTLKIATNSELANKKTRWIDFDAGVLVSGKSMPEVHQEFVDLLVEVVNGKPTCNEINDIREVAIWKKGVTL; encoded by the coding sequence ATGAGCAGACTATTACGACTTCATAATACTGATGATGTAGCAATTGCCTTACAGCCAATCAATGCAAATGAAAGAATCGAATTTGAAGGCTTTTCTTTTACAGCATTAGAAGACATAGATAAGGGTCATAAAGTTGCGCTTAAGCCGATTGCTAAGGGTGAGCGGGTCATTAAATATGGCGCCCCAATTGGTTTTGCACTTGAAGATATTAATCCTGGCGCATGGGTACACACACATTGCATCAAAACAACGTTGCATGATGAATTAACATACCAATATCAGCCAGAGTTCGTTGCACAAGCCCCCGAGGAGCCATCACCGGAGGTTAATATTTACCGTCGTGCCAATGGTGAGATTGGTATTCGCAACGAGATATGGTTGATCCCAACCGTTGGCTGCGTGAATGGCATGATCAAACAAATGAAAGATGAGTTTTTACGTAACCATGCTGATCTTGAAATTGATGGCGTACACATATTTCCACATCAATTTGGCTGCTCTCAGTTAGGCGATGATTTAGAAACCACAAAAGTTTTATTGCAAGATATGGCCTTACACCCTAATGCCGGTGGCGCGTTAATCGTTGGTCTAGGTTGCGAAAATAACCAATTAGCTGCTTTTAAAGCGGGTTTAGGTGAAATAGACGAATCACGAATTAAGTTTTTAATTTCACAACACTCTGATGATGAAGTTGAAGATGGCGTAGCTCTGCTAGAAGAAATCTACAGCGTCGTTAAACACGATAAGCGAGAAACCGGCAAGCTCAGTGAAGTAAAATTTGGCCTTGAGTGTGGAGGCAGTGATGGCCTATCTGGGATCACAGCCAACCCTATGCTTGGCTACTTCTCTGATTACTTAATTGCTCAAGGAGGCACGACAGTCCTGACGGAAGTCCCCGAAATGTTTGGTGCAGAGACATTACTCATGTCTCGCTGTAAAGATGAAGAAACCTTTAATCAACTTGTCAGCATGATTAATAACTTTAAAGGTTATTACAAAGCACACAATCAGCCTATTTACGAAAACCCTTCTCCTGGCAATAAAAAAGGCGGAATTAGTACATTAGAAGATAAGTCGTTGGGTTGTACACAAAAGGCTGGCACAAGCAAAGTACAGGCTGTGCTTGAGTATGGTGAACGCTTAAGTGTCGCTGGTTTAAATTTACTTAATGCACCGGGTAATGATCCCATTGCCACCAGCGCACTTGCCGCTGCAGGCTGTCATATTGTGTTATTCACAACCGGTCGAGGTACGCCTTATGGTGGCTTTGTGCCGACTTTAAAAATTGCTACTAACTCAGAGCTGGCAAATAAAAAAACGCGCTGGATAGACTTTGATGCAGGTGTGCTAGTCAGCGGTAAAAGCATGCCTGAAGTACATCAGGAATTTGTCGACTTATTAGTTGAGGTAGTAAACGGTAAGCCAACCTGTAACGAAATAAATGATATTCGTGAAGTCGCTATTTGGAAAAAAGGAGTCACTCTGTAA
- a CDS encoding sugar kinase, with translation MQAKKVAIIGECMVELSGELFTAMQQNFGGDTMNTAIYLKKLAGEKVDVCYFTAMGEDILSQAMIARWQDYQINCDFVLKDKQRHAGLYMIQTDQHGERSFQYWRNNSAAKYLVQQPKFYNIINKLTEFDAVYLSGISLAILPPDDCYALLNELTNLKRAGVKIIYDSNHRPLLWQSVQYCQDINKRMAQLADLALVTFDDEALIWSCKDISACREWLHELGVKELVIKDGGNGCQYSTLEQQNATHYPTNKINKVIDTTAAGDAFNAGFLSAWLQDQAIEKCAKQGNYIAGQVIQHYGAIVEITT, from the coding sequence ATGCAGGCTAAAAAAGTCGCCATTATTGGAGAATGTATGGTGGAATTGTCTGGCGAGCTGTTCACAGCCATGCAACAAAACTTTGGTGGTGACACCATGAACACCGCAATTTACCTAAAGAAATTAGCAGGCGAAAAAGTTGATGTATGTTACTTCACTGCCATGGGTGAAGATATATTAAGCCAAGCTATGATAGCTCGTTGGCAGGATTATCAAATAAATTGCGACTTTGTTCTAAAAGATAAGCAAAGACATGCTGGCCTTTATATGATTCAAACAGATCAACATGGCGAGCGTTCTTTTCAATATTGGCGCAATAATTCTGCAGCAAAATACCTTGTTCAGCAGCCCAAATTTTATAATATCATCAATAAATTAACTGAGTTTGATGCTGTTTATTTATCAGGCATTAGTTTGGCAATTTTGCCCCCAGATGATTGCTATGCATTACTTAACGAGCTAACCAACTTAAAGCGCGCAGGTGTAAAAATTATTTATGATAGCAATCACAGACCTTTGTTATGGCAATCGGTACAATACTGTCAGGATATTAATAAGCGGATGGCGCAATTAGCCGACCTGGCTTTGGTAACGTTTGATGATGAAGCACTGATTTGGAGTTGCAAAGATATTTCAGCTTGTAGAGAGTGGCTTCATGAATTAGGCGTGAAAGAACTTGTAATTAAAGATGGTGGAAATGGATGCCAATACAGTACGTTAGAGCAGCAAAATGCAACACATTACCCTACCAATAAAATTAATAAAGTCATTGATACAACAGCGGCAGGAGATGCATTTAATGCTGGTTTTTTATCGGCTTGGCTGCAGGATCAGGCTATTGAAAAATGCGCAAAACAAGGAAATTATATTGCTGGGCAAGTCATTCAGCACTACGGTGCTATCGTTGAGATAACAACCTAA
- a CDS encoding ligand-gated channel protein — protein sequence MTRVVSSVLPLTAAVLAGLSHFAYADDKKQDMEVIVVSASGYEQMLKEAPASISVIDREQLEKRFYRDLTDAMTDVPGVVVTGGGDRKDISLRGMASQYTLILIDGQRQTSRETRPNSDGPGVEGAWTPPISAIERIEVIRGPMSSLYGSDAIGGVINIITRKTPEKWYGELRLDSTIQESSDSGNINQGSFFTAGGLIPELLGMQLSGQFSKRDEDDFEAGFRGKEQSNIKAKFILTPSDSHEIMLEVGSAKQKLDETLGKTVAPLAEGESCGRNGCPESSTTEYDQESYSLSHNGFYDFGSSRSYLKYDKFDNTSREMYVENTDAQTSWTLPFTNHNAAFGASYLKEELDDYTSNRISDLTHVENEQWSVFAEDEWAATKQFKLTTGLRYDHDGNFSGHFSPRLYGVYTATKSLTVKGGISTGFRAPNIRQSTAAWGQVSRGGNIYGNPDLSPEKSVNYEMGIYYDASRDLSLSSTVFYNEFEDKITRISCPLTQCTDGPNQFGSMPTTYVNVDEAVTQGFELSVSYDITSELDVSANYTYTDSEQKTGEYKGSPLNQLPKHILQTSVNWRPVDKLGTWLRVHYRGEESQPTTGPSQDSLIAPDYTLADIGGNYDLSRSIKLGFGVYNLFDKEITEDEYGYVEDGRRYWVSLGFNF from the coding sequence ATGACGAGGGTTGTTTCTTCTGTTTTACCACTCACCGCTGCTGTGTTAGCAGGTCTTTCCCATTTTGCATACGCTGATGACAAAAAACAAGACATGGAAGTAATAGTTGTATCGGCTTCCGGTTACGAGCAAATGCTTAAAGAGGCGCCAGCGAGTATCAGTGTTATCGACCGTGAGCAGCTTGAAAAACGTTTTTACCGTGATCTAACCGATGCGATGACCGATGTTCCCGGTGTGGTTGTCACAGGTGGTGGCGACAGAAAAGATATCAGTCTTCGCGGGATGGCAAGTCAATATACTTTGATTTTAATTGACGGCCAGCGCCAAACCTCACGTGAAACTCGCCCAAACAGTGATGGCCCAGGTGTAGAGGGGGCATGGACTCCACCTATTTCAGCGATTGAACGTATCGAGGTTATTCGCGGTCCTATGTCTTCACTATATGGCTCAGATGCCATCGGTGGTGTTATCAATATTATTACCCGTAAAACACCAGAAAAATGGTACGGTGAACTACGCTTAGATAGCACGATTCAAGAATCAAGTGACTCGGGAAATATCAATCAAGGCAGTTTCTTTACTGCGGGTGGTTTAATTCCTGAGTTATTAGGTATGCAGTTATCTGGCCAGTTTTCAAAGCGTGACGAAGATGATTTTGAAGCCGGTTTTCGTGGTAAAGAGCAAAGCAATATCAAAGCTAAGTTTATCTTAACGCCCTCTGATAGCCATGAAATTATGCTTGAAGTAGGCTCTGCAAAACAAAAACTCGATGAAACATTAGGCAAAACAGTTGCTCCTTTAGCTGAAGGCGAAAGCTGTGGCCGTAATGGCTGCCCTGAGTCATCAACCACAGAGTATGACCAAGAAAGCTACTCATTAAGTCATAATGGTTTTTATGACTTTGGCTCATCACGCAGTTACTTAAAGTACGATAAATTCGATAATACCTCTCGTGAAATGTACGTCGAAAATACCGATGCGCAAACCAGCTGGACTTTACCTTTTACCAATCATAATGCTGCATTTGGTGCGTCATATTTAAAAGAAGAGCTAGACGATTACACCAGTAACCGCATTAGTGACTTAACACATGTTGAGAACGAGCAGTGGTCAGTATTTGCAGAAGATGAGTGGGCCGCAACTAAGCAGTTTAAACTCACTACCGGTCTTCGTTATGATCATGATGGCAATTTTTCGGGCCATTTCAGCCCGCGTTTATATGGTGTGTATACAGCAACTAAGTCGTTGACTGTTAAAGGCGGTATCTCAACAGGCTTTAGAGCGCCGAATATTCGTCAATCTACCGCAGCTTGGGGGCAAGTGAGCCGAGGTGGTAATATTTACGGTAACCCAGATTTAAGTCCTGAAAAATCAGTAAACTACGAAATGGGTATCTACTATGATGCCAGCCGTGATTTATCGCTTTCAAGCACAGTTTTTTACAACGAGTTTGAAGATAAAATTACCCGTATTTCGTGCCCACTCACCCAGTGTACTGATGGACCAAACCAGTTTGGTTCGATGCCAACGACCTATGTCAATGTGGATGAAGCCGTTACGCAAGGCTTTGAGTTATCAGTATCTTACGACATTACCAGTGAGCTTGATGTAAGTGCTAATTATACTTACACCGATTCTGAGCAAAAAACCGGTGAATACAAAGGAAGCCCACTTAACCAATTACCTAAGCATATTTTACAAACTTCAGTTAATTGGCGCCCGGTTGATAAGCTAGGTACCTGGCTGCGTGTTCATTACCGCGGCGAAGAAAGCCAGCCGACAACAGGCCCATCGCAAGACAGTCTGATTGCGCCAGATTACACCTTGGCTGATATTGGTGGTAACTACGATTTAAGCCGCAGCATTAAGTTAGGATTTGGTGTTTATAATCTGTTTGATAAAGAAATCACTGAAGATGAATACGGATATGTTGAAGATGGTCGACGTTATTGGGTTTCTCTAGGCTTTAACTTTTAA